AAAGACCTGTTAGGTTTGGTTGTTCGAGCCGCAAAATAGAATAGTGTATGAAGTGAAGGAAAATAGAATTATTGTTCTATCATTAAATGGACATTATTGAATATATTGAAAAAATAGTTGATGAAAGTTCTTACTTCAATTGCTTTCTTAATTTCCTTGGATCCTGTCGAGTGTCGAAGAAAGTGATAATTTCAATTTCATTTAATTCAAAGCGTATTCGGTAATAAAATGTATTTTGTTTAGTAACAACACACTTATATACACCACCAGATTCTTTTGAAAATGGACAACTTTCTGGCTGTAATGCAATCTGTTCTATCTTTTTATTG
This region of Aequorivita marisscotiae genomic DNA includes:
- a CDS encoding type II toxin-antitoxin system RelE/ParE family toxin, which produces MDVYFSDIAETKLEELTTYLLSKWSYKVKKDFLLKLNKKIEQIALQPESCPFSKESGGVYKCVVTKQNTFYYRIRFELNEIEIITFFDTRQDPRKLRKQLK